The following coding sequences lie in one Arachis ipaensis cultivar K30076 chromosome B05, Araip1.1, whole genome shotgun sequence genomic window:
- the LOC107641117 gene encoding uncharacterized protein LOC107641117: MAFEARMNLEGVGDEIRCRTFPVTLAEPTIRWFNTLPQGSITAFADISRAFLAQFTMRIAKVKHPINLLGVTQRPGEPTRKYLDRFNDECLEIDGLTDSVASLCLTNGLLNEDFRKHLTTKPVWTMQEIQNIAREYINDEERWRIGQDFQTLPPGWEVHQLHPPGGSNSRGQSIDRRQGHLVDPRQLKDRTGGNKNLYCDYHKGYGHKTQDCFDLKDALEQAIREEKLAEFSHLIREPRRRDRSTEDKSRAVRQRREPKEDSERGLTVVNVVIGRDVPPRSKSASKKDAKVLAMSFRLMPTSQRLPSISFGPEDQWFDEVAANPPMVITARVGTGLVKRTLVDTGPTQISCSAMYLMLWGYEILT, encoded by the exons atggccttcgaggccaggatgaacctggaaggggtaGGTGATGAAATAAGGTGCCGCACTTTCCCGGTAACCTTAGCGGAGCCAACGATCCGGTGGTTTAACACCCTCCCCCAGGGCTCCATAACCGCGTTTGCTGATATCAGTCGCGCCTTCTTGGCCCAATTCACCATGCGTATCGCCAAAGTAAAACATCCGATTAATCTGCTAGGAGTAACTCAAAGACCTGGCGAACCGACCAGGAAGTACCTGGACAGATTCAATGATGAGTGCCTGGAGATTGACGGCCTAACTGATTCGGTGGCCAGTTTGTGCTTAACCAACGGACTGCTAAATGAAGATTTCAGAAAACACCTTACCACCAAGCCTGTCTGGACAATGCAAGAAATTCAGAACATAGCCAGGGAGTATATCAATGATGAAGAA AGATGGAGGATCGGCCAAGACTTCCAAACCCTTCCTCCGGgttgggaagttcaccaactacacccccctgGCGGCTCCAATAGTCGAGGTCAATCAATAGATCGCCGACAAGGGCATCTTGTCGACCCCCGACAACTCaaggacaggacgggaggaaacaagaacctctatTGCGATTATCACAAGGGTTATGGCCACAAAACCCAAGACTGTTTTGACCTGAAAGACGCCCTGGAGCAGGCCATTCGAGAAGAAAAGTTGGCCGAGTTCTCCCACCTAATAAGGGAACCAAGGAGGAGGGACCGGTCAACCGAGGACAAAAGTCGCGCCGTAAGGCAAAGACGGGAACCCAAGGAGGACAGTGAGCGTGGCCTCACTGTGGTAAATGTGGTAattggaagggacgtccctcccagATCGAAGTCGGCTAGCAAGAAGgacgccaaggtcttagctaTGTCTTTCAGGCTCATGCCGACCTCCCAGAGGTTACCCTCGATATCCTTCGGTCCTGAAGATCAATGGTTTGATGAGGTTGCAGCTAACCCGCCAATGGTGATCACGGCCAGAGTGGGCACCGGCCTAGTGAAGCGGACCTTGGTGGACACGGGGCcgactcaaatatcatgttctgCAATGTATTTAATGCTCTGGGGTTACGAGATACTGACCTGA
- the LOC107644141 gene encoding probable serine/threonine protein kinase IREH1, whose protein sequence is MVFKGRFFSSKKSDSDGSSNSPRSLPSNSPSRSDKKKSKSLTPPAAAAAPVACRQTQVKDATTKKKDAVKGKEGQAPPGGKDSASSLKSKKSLTAAVAAAAAAEGGVKDSTSPSSSSSVSVSPILASSLGLNRIKTRSGPLPQESFFGFRGDKGPAAALGASNLSRPGGGGGDGSSGSGSGVKKKEGRVGFQEGFAAGSGTGWIDNGSNSDSMSTGSGPSREQSPIVLPRSRLQNGESSSDAGRQTSSWAHTGGVRGPDCTPETAYDYENPKESESPRFQAILRVTSAPRKRFPADIKSFSHELNSKGVRPFPFWKPRGLNNVEEVLVVIKAKFDKAKEEVNSDLAIFAADLVGILEKNADTHPEWQETIEDLLILARSCAMSSAGEFWLRCESIVQELDDRRQELPPGMLKQLHTRMLFILTRCTRLLQFHKESGLAEDEHVFNLRQSRVLHSAEKAVPPGLARDVKSSSAAKASKSSTKKAYSQEQRTLNWKKGLKEHGYGKVEPPKTSSSKRFSSDGDLSSAKPPELLPAKDSQDHASKHHHKVSWGYWGDQQNNSEESSIICRICEEEVATSHVEDHSRICLVADRCDQKGLSVNERLVRIAETLEKMESCTQKDTQQIVGSPDVAKVSNSSMTEESDVVSPKLSDWSRRGSEDMLDCFPEDDNSVFMDDLKGLPLMSCKTRFGPKSEQGMTTSSAGSMTPRSPLMTPRTSQIEMLLAGKGAYSEHDDLPQMNELADIARCVANAPLDDDRSTSYLLSCLDDLRVVVDRRKFDALTVETFGTRIEKLIREKYLQLTEMVDVEKIDMESTVMDDDVILEDDVVRSLRTSPIHSSRDRTSIDDFEIIKPISRGAFGRVFLAKKRTTGDLFAIKVLKKADMIRKNAVESILAERDILITVRNPFVVRFFYSFTCRENLYLVMEYLNGGDLYSLLRNLGCLDEEVARVYIAEVVLALEYLHSLRVVHRDLKPDNLLIAHDGHIKLTDFGLSKVGLINSTDDLSGPAVSGTSLLGEDEPNMSTSEHQRELRKKRSAVGTPDYLAPEILLGTGHGYTADWWSVGVILFELLVGLPPFNAEHPQTIFDNILNRKIPWPAVPEEMSPEAQDLIDRLLTEDPNQRLGARGASEVKEHVFFKDINWDTLARQKAAFVPASESALDTSYFTSRYSWNTSDGLVYHASDAEDSSDADSLSGSSSCLSNRQDEVGDECGGLAEFDSSSSVNYSFSNFSFKNLSQLASINYDLLSKGWKDDPPANPGA, encoded by the exons ATGGTCTTCAAGGGGAGATTCTTCTCCTCCAAGAAATCCGATTCCGATGGCTCCTCCAACAGTCCCCGATCCCTCCCCTCTAACTCCCCTTCCAGATCCGACAAGAAGAAGTCCAAATCCCTAACTCCTCCCGCCGCCGCCGCCGCACCCGTCGCGTGCCGGCAGACGCAGGTCAAGGACGCGACCACCAAGAAGAAGGACGCAGTTAAGGGGAAGGAAGGTCAGGCTCCACCTGGCGGCAAGGATTCCGCGTCTTCATTGAAGTCTAAGAAGTCTTTGACGGCGGCGGTGGCGGCAGCGGCTGCGGCGGAAGGAGGAGTCAAGGATTCTACGTCGCCGTCGTCGTCGTCCTCGGTGTCGGTGTCGCCGATCCTGGCTTCGTCGCTAGGGTTGAACAGAATCAAGACGCGATCGGGGCCGTTGCCGCAGGAGAGCTTCTTCGGGTTCAGGGGAGATAAAGGTCCGGCTGCGGCTCTCGGTGCTAGCAACCTTTCGAGGCCTGGAGGTGGCGGCGGCGACGGGAGTTCGGGTTCCGGCAGCGGCGTGAAGAAGAAAGAGGGCAGAGTAGGGTTTCAGGAGGGTTTCGCAGCGGGTTCTGGCACCGGTTGGATTGATAATGGGAGCAATTCAGATAGTATGTCCACCGGGAGTGGACCTTCTAGGGAGCAGAGCCCGATTGTGTTGCCAAGGTCGCGGCTGCAGAACGGAGAATCATCCTCCGATGCAG GGAGACAGACTTCGTCATGGGCTCACACTGGAGGGGTAAGAGGCCCTGATTGCACTCCTGAG ACAGCATATGATTACGAAAACCCCAAGGAATCTGAATCTCCTCGCTTTCAAGCTATCTTGCGGGTCACAAGTGCACCCCGAAAGAGGTTTCCCGCAGACATCAAGAGTTTTTCTCATGAGTTGAATTCCAAAGGTGTCCGACCTTTTCCGTTTTGGAAGCCTCGAGGGTTAAATAATGTGGAG GAAGTATTGGTTGTTATAAAGGCAAAATTTGATAAGGCAAAGGAAGAAGTGAACTCTGATCTGGCTATTTTTGCAGCCGACCTGGTTGGAATTCTTGAAAAAAATGCAGATACTCATCCTGAGTGGCAGGAGACAATTGAGGACTTGCTGATTTTGGCTAGGAGCTGTGCTATGTCTTCGGCTGGGGAGTTTTGGCTGAGGTGTGAAAGCATAGTCCAGGAGTTGGATGATAGGCGTCAAGAGCTCCCTCCAGGGATGCTAAAGCAGCTTCATACTCGAATGCTATTTATTCTTACTAGGTGTACTAGATTATTGCAGTTCCACAAGGAAAGTGGTTTGGCCGAGGATGAACATGTTTTCAATCTCCGTCAATCTAGAGTCTTGCATTCTGCTGAAAAGGCTGTTCCCCCTGGTTTGGCAAGGGATGTTAAAAGCTCTAGTGCTGCAAAAGCCTCAAAGTCCTCAACCAAAAAGGCATATAGTCAGGAACAAAGAACgttgaattggaagaaagga TTGAAGGAGCATGGTTATGGAAAGGTTGAACCACCGAAAACTTCAAGTAGTAAGAGATTCAGTTCCGATGGTGATCTTTCTTCTGCTAAGCCACCTGAGCTTCTTCCTGCCAAAGATTCCCAGGATCATGCTTCCAAGCACCACCATAAAGTTTCCTGGGGATACTGGGGAGATCAGCAGAATAATAGTGAGGAAAGCTCAATAATTTGTCGTATATGTGAGGAAGAAGTAGCTACTTCACATGTTGAGGATCATTCAAGGATTTGTTTAGTTGCTGATCGATGTGATCAGAAAGGTCTGAGTGTTAATGAACGTCTTGTTAGAATCGCTGAAACACTAGAAAAGATGGAGTCATGTACACAAAAGGATACCCAACAAATAGTGGGAAGTCCAGATGTTGCAAAAGTGTCAAATTCAAGCATGACTGAAGAATCTGATGTAGTTTCCCCTAAACTTAGTGATTGGTCTCGCAGAGGATCAGAGGATATGCTAGACTGTTTCCCTGAAGATGATAATTCTGTGTTTATGGATGACCTAAAGGGTTTACCACTTATGTCATGTAAAACTCGTTTTGGTCCGAAGTCTGAGCAAGGTATGACAACATCATCTGCAGGGAGCATGACTCCTAGGTCTCCTTTAATGACACCAAGGACAAGTCAGATTGAAATGCTCTTGGCAGGAAAGGGTGCTTACTCCGAACATGATGATCTGCCACAG ATGAATGAACTTGCTGATATAGCACGCTGTGTCGCAAACGCACCTCTGGATGATGATCGCTCAACATCATATTTATTATCTTGTCTTGATGACTTACGAGTTGTTGTAGACCGGAGGAAATTTGATGCACTTACTGTGGAGACCTTTGGAACACGTATCGAGAAGCTGATACG TGAGAAGTATTTGCAGCTTACTGAGATGGTGGATGTAGAAAAGATAGATATGGAGAGCACTGTAATGGATGATGATGTCATCTTGGAAGATGATGTGGTCCGTAGCTTGAGAACAAGCCCAATCCATTCTTCAAGGGACCGTACCTCTATTGATGACTTTGAGATCATAAAGCCTATAAGTCGTGGGGCATTTGGACGGGTTTTCCTGGCCAAAAAGAGAACAACTGGTGATCTTTTTGCAATTAAG GTTCTGAAGAAGGCTGACATGATTCGTAAGAATGCTGTGGAAAGTATATTAGCAGAACGTGATATCTTAATTACAGTTCGGAATCCTTTTGTG GTTCGTTTCTTCTATTCTTTCACATGCCGTGAGAACTTGTATCTTGTCATGGAGTATCTTAATGGAGGTGACCTATATTCGTTATTAAGGAATTTAGGTTGCTTAGACGAGGAAGTTGCTCGCGTGTATATTGCTGAAGtg GTTCTCGCATTAGAGTATTTGCATTCACTACGGGTGGTTCATCGAGACTTGAAACCTGACAATTTACTGATCGCCCATGATGGTCACATTAAG CTAACAGATTTCGGGCTTTCCAAAGTCGGTCTCATCAACAGCACGGATGATTTATCTGGTCCAGCAGTGAGTGGGACATCCTTGCTTGGGGAGGATGAGCCTAACATGTCTACATCTGAGCATCAAAGGGAACTGAGGAAGAAAAGATCTGCTGTAGGTACCCCTGATTATTTGGCGCCAGAGATTCTTTTGGGAACTGGACACG gGTATACGGCTGATTGGTGGTCTGTTGGGGTCATTTTATTTGAGTTGCTTGTTGGTCTTCCACCTTTTAATGCAGAGCATCCTCAG ACTATATTTGATAATATTCTTAATCGTAAGATACCTTGGCCTGCAGTTCCTGAAGAAATGAGTCCTGAAGCTCAAGATCTTATTGATCG ATTATTGACTGAAGATCCtaaccaaagacttggagctagAGGTGCATCAGAG GTGAAAGAACATGTTTTCTTTAAGGATATAAATTGGGACACACTTGCTAGACAGAAG GCTGCATTTGTTCCTGCTTCTGAGAGTGCTCTAGACACTAGTTACTTCACTTCTCGCTACTCATGGAATACTTCAGACGGTCTTGTATATCATGCAAGTGATGCTGAGGATTCTAGTGATGCTGATAGCTTAAGTGGTAGCAGTAGTTGCTTGAGCAATCGCCAAGATGAAGTG GGAGATGAATGTGGGGGTCTTGCTGAGTTTGATTCCAGCTCATCAGTCAACTACTCTTTTAGTAATTTCTCTTTTAAG AATCTCTCCCAGCTTGCATCAATCAACTATGATCTTCTCTCCAAGGGATGGAAAGATGATCCACCAGCAAATCCCGGAGCATAG